Below is a genomic region from Verrucomicrobiales bacterium.
CCCGCCGGTCGAGAGCCAACTCGGACGAAACCGAGACTGTAGGAACGGTAAGCATGTGAAAAACCCGGAGGCTAAGGGCTGTTGGATCGAGTGGGCTCGTTAGCCGGTCGGATGTTGTCGATCCTCCCTGATCAATGTAGCGAGAACCACAATACAACCGAAGACCATGATGAGTGAACTAGCGTCCCAATGGGAATGGCCAGCCATCAGTCCTAGCGCAAGCCAAGGAGATCGCCAAACAACTACGAATCTACGGGAGCGCTCCACACCTGCTCGCCCCTCGCGCAACACGAGGACGCAATTCGAGACCAGCAGACTCAGCAATACTATACTGACGAAGGCATGGAGCGCGGATACCATCCAAAATGCTTCCCAGGTCATATAGAAGAAGGGGGACTGAGGACTCCGGCTAACGCCACTGCTCAGGGACGCGCCGGTATGGACGCTCAACCTGAAATCTGGATGCGATCGGCGCGTTCACTGGAGTAGAATGGTTGGGCCTCATAGGTCGGACCAGAATCGTGGCCGGAGAAGGACATCAACCCGGTGCGCCGGCCAAAAGAGTGAATTGAAAATCGAATTCTGCTCTGCCTGACAGCGCGTCAGAGGATTGATGTAGCAGTCGAATCGCAGGAGAGCACCCGGCGGCCCAGCTTGAACAGGGTGAAGGAGCGACAAGTAGGTGCCAAAATAAAGCACGACGCACCCTGTCGCGATAGATACCTTCATGAGGTTGGTCGTCATTTTCATAAGCGTGAGTTCAGGCCCAACGTCCCCACTGATCCACAGCCCGCCAACCGAGAGCCAACTCGGACGAAACCTGGAACGCGGGAACGGCAATCATGTAAAAAACTCGGAGTCGGGGTTGGATCGAGTGGGCCTGTTGGAACCTCAGTAAAGTTTTCGAACATCGTAGTCAGGATTCGGAATCTGCACTGCAACGCTACTTGGTCGCTCTCGAACTCGCAAAATGCACGTCGCTGCGATCAAGCCCGCTTGAAGGCATAGGGCGAGGACGCTTAAGCCGTCCGCGACTGAACTGTCAGAGCCTGGGAGCTTCATCCAAAGCCAGCCAATGGCAGCCAGCGAGACGAAGAGCCAGCATACGGTTATGATCTTCAGGCGCCGAGTCCATATGCGTATCATCCGATACTCCGTATACCAACCCCCACTCGCCTCAAAACTGTTGTTGGAGTGCATACTGACTCAACGATCGTTCCAACGACCCCACTGATCCACAGCCCGCCGACCGAGAGCCAAATCGGACGAAGCCAGGGATGTAGTAATGGTGATCAGGTGAAAAACTCGGAGGCTAAGGGCTGTTGGATCGAGTGGGCTGGTTCGATGCGGCTATGATCAGCGAAATGAACTCGGGACGCTGCTGCCACGGCACCTCATTTGTGACGTACTGAGCAACTGTAAGTCCGTCTCGATCCCGGAGGGAAGGGTCTGCTCCGTGCGCCAACAGCCATGCAAATGACTCCAGGTGTCCAGAATGTGCGGCGGCGTGGAGCGGACTACCCCCATAGCCATCCAATCGATTAAGTCTAGCTCCCAATGAGTAAAGTCGTGCCATAGCCGAAGTCTGTCCGCTAGCTGCTGCACAATGAATAAACCCACCAACCAAAAACAGATCGGAATCCGGGTTCACGCCGAAGGCAGCAAGACGCCCAATCCGTTGCACGTCTCCGCTTTGAATCGCCGCAAGCATTTGCCGAGGCGCAACGGCCTGATGCCAATAAAGATACCCTCCTCCCCCAGTCAACAAGATGAAGGCTGCAACTGCCAGGGTTATGCGCCAAGTAGGCATATTACATCGAACGAAAACTACTCAGGGACGCGCCGGTATGGACGCTCAACCTGAAACCTGGATGCTGTCGGCGCGTTCACTGGAGGAGACTCGTTAGAAGGCCTCCACCGAGCTAACGCGCTGGCATCCCTCGTCGTATCCAACGGTGGTACTCCACCAGGACGTTTGTCCTGTCCAAGCCGACAATGGTGATCGTGCCAACCAGGCCCAATACCATGGCTGTAATACAAGCGGCATGCGAAAGACCAAATCTGTGTCGCCGTGGGTAGAGGAATGCCCCTACTAGGAAACTGGGGAGAAACAACCCAAGCGCGGAATAGGGCTCCCATCCCGTATGTCCTGATTTGTTTTCGATCGCATAGAGAACAGTCGCAAAGAGTAACAAACCACTGCACGCACTGAGCCCCCACAATACGAAGGAACTGCATCGTGATCGCTCCATGTCGCTTTCTAACGCCCCCGCTGATCCACAGCCCGCCAACGGAGGACCAACTCGGGCGAAACTTGGGATGATGGAACGGTGATCATGTGAAAAGCTCGGAGGCTAAGGGCTGTTGGATCCAGTGGGCTTGTTCGGTACTTCCTCGGCTACGGCTTTGGCGATCACAAAACCCTCAAAACCAATTGCAGAAACAATCGTCCAAGCTCGATAGCCATTCTCCCCCAACCTGGCTCCATACTTCTCTCGATCATCGTCCCACAAGTGATAGCCGCCGTGCTGGCGCCACCACTCAACTAGCCGATCGCCAACTCGAAGAAGCAGATCAGAGAGTGGAAGCTCCGTGAGGTCTGTAATGATCGCACCTCCGGTATGCACAAAGTGGTAAGCAGCAACTTCCGAAAACCGAATCAACGAATCTTCTTTCGGTCGACCGGTATAATCATAGACCAAGTGCAACAAAATAGTGCCGCCGTAATCCCGGACCTCATACCCCGCAAGGTGAAAATCGTGATAGCGCATGGATTAAGCCGAACGACCAAAAGTCAGGCACGCCGCCCCGCGGCGTTGCTTGGACTGCCTTGTTCGGCGAGCGCTCGTAGTCGCCTGCGCTCGAGCCAAAGGAGCGCACACCAATGGGGTAACGCAAAAACAACGGCCAAGGTAAGGACGTTGGTATACACGGTGGCCCAGGCTTGAAATTCGGGCACTGGAAAGTCCACCCACCGACCATCCTCTAGATGGAAGAATACCACAGGAATTGGAAAACTCCCTATTCGGTAACGAGCACCGGCCTGATACTCGAGATGAAACGCGCACCAATACCCAGCCAAGCTGCCGAGTAGGAGCATGACGGCGAGAGCTAACCACCAAAAACCGCCGAGTCCAATCCGTCTCAGGCGACGGAGAAGAGAGATCAACAGCCACAGGCTACCCACGAAAAACGTAGCTACGATCAGAATACCCATAGGCTCAAGTCGCCGAACGTTCCCACTGAGCCACAGCCCGCCGACCGAGAACCAACTCGGGCGAAACCGGGACTGTAGGAGCGGTGGTCATGTGAAAAACTCGGAGGCTAAGGGCTGTTGGATCGAGTGGGCTTGTTATGCTATAAATCCCTCATTCTTCAAATAATCTCGCCAGTCTCGGCCATCGACAACAAACGAATCAATCGAGTCATCTCGACGCGGTCGCTTAGTCACGACGTAAAGCTTACAGGCCCCGGTCTCTGCCGGAAG
It encodes:
- a CDS encoding ankyrin repeat domain-containing protein; this encodes MPTWRITLAVAAFILLTGGGGYLYWHQAVAPRQMLAAIQSGDVQRIGRLAAFGVNPDSDLFLVGGFIHCAAASGQTSAMARLYSLGARLNRLDGYGGSPLHAAAHSGHLESFAWLLAHGADPSLRDRDGLTVAQYVTNEVPWQQRPEFISLIIAASNQPTRSNSP